From one Salmo salar chromosome ssa09, Ssal_v3.1, whole genome shotgun sequence genomic stretch:
- the LOC106611741 gene encoding disks large homolog 3 isoform X10, translating to MMNSSMSSGSGSLRTSEKRSLYVRALFDYDRTRDSCLPSQGLSFSYGDILHVINASDDEWWQARLVTPHGESEQIGVIPSKKRVEKKERARLKTVKFHARTGMIESNRSIKIKRKKSFNLSHKFPFYKSKENIVQEMESEQCLTSNTSDSESSSKGQEDTILSYEPVIRQEIHYTRPVIILGPMKDRVNDDLISEFSHKFGSCVPHTTRPQRENEMDGQDYHFVGSREQMEKDIQDNKFIEAGQFNENLYGTSILSVRAVAERGKHCILDVSGNAIKRLQQAQLYSIAIFIKPKSIEALMDMNKRQTYEQANKVFDKAIKLEQEFGEFFTAIVQGDSLEEIYNKIKMIIEEQSGPYIWIPSSEKL from the exons ATGATGAACAGCAGCATGAGCTCTGGGTCGGGCTCCCTGCGCACCAGCGAGAAACGCTCCCTCTATGTCAG agctctGTTTGACTACGACCGGACCAGAGACAGCTGTCTGCCCAGCCAGGGCCTGAGCTTCTCGTATGGGGACATCCTGCATGTCATCAACGCCTCCGATGACGAGTGGTGGCAGGCGCGCCTGGTCACACCCCACGGGGAGAGCGAGCAGATCGGGGTCATTCCAAGCAAGAAAAG GGTGGAGAAGAAAGAGCGAGCGAGGTTAAAAACAGTCAAGTTCCACGCCAGGACGGGCATGATCGAGTCCAACCGG TCAATCAAAATAAAGCGCAAAAAAAGCTTCAACCTCTCACACAAGTTCCCGTTTTACAAGAGCAAGGAGAATATTGTGCAGGAGATGGAGTCTGAAC AATGCCTGACGTCAAACACCAGCGACAGTGAAAGCAGCTCAA AGGGCCAGGAAGACACAATTCTCTCATACGAGCCAGTGATTCGACAGGAGA TTCATTACACGAGGCCTGTGATCATCTTAGGCCCAATGAAAGACCGAGTTAACGATGATCTGATTTCAGAGTTCTCTCACAAGTTTGGCTCCTGCGTTCCTC ACACGACACGTCCGCAGCGGGAGAACGAGATGGACGGCCAGGACTACCACTTTGTGGGCTCGCGGGAGCAGATGGAGAAGGACATTCAGGATAATAAGTTCATTGAGGCGGGCCAGTTCAACGAGAACCTCTATGGGACCAGCATCTTGTCTGTCAGAGCAGTGGCCGAGAGG GGAAAACATTGTATCCTGGACGTGTCTGGGAACGCTATAAAGCGACTGCAACAAGCACAACTTTATTCGATTGCAATTTTCATCAAACCAAAATCCATTGAAGCTCTTAT GGACATGAATAAGAGACAGACTTACGAGCAAGCTAATAAAGTCTTTGATAAAGCAATTAAGCTTGAACAAGAGTTTGGAGAATTTTTCACAG ccattGTACAGGGTGATTCGCTAGAGGAGATCTACAACAAAATCAAGATGATCATCGAGGAACAGTCGGGCCCCTACATCTGGATACCTTCTTCAGAGAAGCTCTGA